A window of the Eschrichtius robustus isolate mEscRob2 chromosome 5, mEscRob2.pri, whole genome shotgun sequence genome harbors these coding sequences:
- the FZD7 gene encoding frizzled-7: protein MLGPRAAASRSPLGLCTLVLALLGALPAGAGAQQYHGEKGISVPDHGFCQPISIPLCTDIAYNQTILPNLLGHTNQEDAGLEVHQFYPLVKVQCSPELRFFLCSMYAPVCTVLDKAIPPCRSLCERARQGCEALMNKFGFQWPERLRCENFPVHGAGEICVGQNTSDGSGSAGGGPTAYPTAPYMPDLPFTALPPGAADGRGRSAFPFSCPRQLKVPPYLGYRFLGERDCGAPCEPGRANGLMYFKEEERRFARLWVGVWSVLCCASTLFTVLTYLVDMRRFSYPERPIIFLSGCYFMVAVAHVAGFLLEDRAVCVERFSDDGYRTVAQGTKKEGCTILFMVLYFFGMASSIWWVILSLTWFLAAGMKWGHEAIEANSQYFHLAAWAVPAVKTITILAMGQVDGDLLSGVCYVGLSSVDALRGFVLAPLFVYLFIGTSFLLAGFVSLFRIRTIMKHDGTKTEKLEKLMVRIGVFSVLYTVPATIVLACYFYEQAFREHWERTWLLQTCKSYAVPCPPGHFPPMSPDFTVFMIKYLMTMIVGITTGFWIWSGKTLQSWRRFYHRLSHSSKGETVV from the coding sequence ATGCTGGGCCCCCGCGCGGCAGCGTCGCGCTCGCCTCTGGGCCTGTGTACCCTGGTGCTTGCGCTGCTGGGCGCACTGCCCGCGGGCGCCGGGGCGCAGCAGTATCACGGCGAGAAGGGCATTTCAGTACCGGACCACGGCTTCTGCCAGCCCATCTCCATCCCGCTGTGTACGGACATCGCCTACAACCAGACCATCCTGCCCAACCTGCTGGGTCACACGAACCAAGAGGATGCGGGCCTCGAGGTGCACCAGTTCTACCCTCTGGTGAAGGTGCAGTGTTCTCCCGAGCTGCGCTTCTTCCTGTGCTCCATGTACGCACCCGTGTGTACCGTGCTCGATAAGGCCATCCCGCCGTGCCGCTCCCTGTGCGAGCGTGCCCGCCAGGGCTGTGAGGCGCTCATGAACAAGTTCGGCTTCCAATGGCCTGAGCGGCTGCGTTGCGAGAACTTCCCCGTGCACGGCGCCGGAGAGATCTGCGTGGGCCAGAACACTTCGGACGGCTCCGGCAGCGCGGGCGGCGGCCCCACCGCCTATCCCACCGCGCCCTACATGCCCGACCTGCCCTTCACCGCGCTGCCTCCGGGGGCCGCTGACGGTAGAGGCCGCTCCGCCTTCCCCTTCTCGTGCCCACGCCAGCTCAAGGTACCCCCCTACCTCGGCTACCGTTTCCTGGGCGAGCGCGACTGCGGCGCCCCTTGCGAGCCGGGCCGCGCCAACGGCCTCATGTACTTTAAGGAGGAGGAGAGGCGCTTTGCCCGCCTCTGGGTGGGCGTGTGGTCAGTGCTGTGCTGCGCCTCGACGCTCTTCACCGTGCTTACCTACCTAGTGGACATGCGGCGCTTCAGCTACCCGGAGCGGCCCATCATCTTCCTATCGGGCTGCTATTTCATGGTGGCCGTGGCGCACGTGGCCGGCTTCCTGTTGGAGGACCGCGCGGTGTGCGTGGAGCGCTTTTCAGACGACGGCTACCGCACGGTGGCGCAGGGCACCAAGAAGGAAGGCTGCACCATTCTCTTCATGGTGCTCTACTTCTTCGGCATGGCCAGTTCCATCTGGTGGGTCATCCTGTCGCTCACCTGGTTCCTGGCGGCCGGCATGAAGTGGGGCCACGAGGCCATCGAGGCCAACTCGCAGTACTTCCACCTGGCCGCGTGGGCCGTGCCCGCTGTCAAGACCATCACCATCCTGGCCATGGGCCAGGTGGACGGGGACCTGCTCAGCGGGGTGTGCTACGTGGGCCTGTCCAGCGTGGACGCGCTGCGGGGCTTCGTGCTGGCGCCCCTGTTCGTCTACCTCTTCATCGGCACGTCCTTCCTGCTGGCGGGCTTCGTGTCGCTGTTCCGCATCCGCACCATCATGAAGCACGACGGCACCAAGACCGAGAAGCTGGAGAAGCTCATGGTGCGCATCGGCGTCTTCAGCGTGCTCTACACCGTGCCGGCCACCATCGTTCTGGCCTGCTACTTCTACGAGCAGGCCTTCCGCGAACACTGGGAGCGCACCTGGCTCCTGCAGACGTGCAAGAGCTACGCGGTGCCCTGCCCTCCCGGCCACTTCCCGCCCATGAGCCCCGACTTCACCGTCTTCATGATCAAGTACCTGATGACCATGATCGTAGGCATCACCACTGGCTTCTGGATCTGGTCCGGCAAGACGCTGCAGTCGTGGCGCCGCTTCTACCACAGACTCAGCCACAGCAGCAAGGGGGAGACTGTGGTATGA